Proteins from a single region of Candidatus Omnitrophota bacterium:
- a CDS encoding Lrp/AsnC family transcriptional regulator, which produces MNEILEILAQDARIRAEEIAKLVGQSVASVKKAIQKFEKNGVIVKYKTVINKDLVEEETSFVRALIEVSMTPKKDVGFDYIAERIYRFPEVKSCYLLSGSYDLLLEVEGSSVQMVASFVASKLSAMPDVRSTVTHFLLKKYKEDGHVLKKQKQKQKLNISY; this is translated from the coding sequence ATGAATGAAATTCTAGAAATCTTGGCTCAAGATGCGCGTATTCGAGCAGAGGAAATTGCAAAGTTAGTGGGGCAAAGCGTTGCCTCTGTTAAGAAAGCGATCCAAAAGTTTGAAAAAAATGGCGTTATTGTTAAATATAAGACCGTCATCAACAAAGACCTCGTTGAAGAAGAAACTTCTTTTGTTCGCGCTCTTATTGAAGTGAGCATGACACCTAAAAAAGATGTGGGATTCGATTATATTGCAGAGCGTATTTATCGTTTTCCAGAAGTTAAAAGTTGTTATTTGCTTTCTGGATCGTACGATCTTCTTTTGGAAGTTGAAGGAAGCAGCGTTCAGATGGTTGCAAGTTTTGTTGCCTCAAAATTATCTGCCATGCCAGATGTGCGAAGTACAGTGACACATTTTTTGCTGAAGAAATACAAAGAGGACGGGCACGTTCTTAAGAAACAAAAACAGAAACAGAAATTAAATATTTCATATTAA
- a CDS encoding aminotransferase class I/II-fold pyridoxal phosphate-dependent enzyme translates to MEISKKVEQLKPSGIRVFFDLVLNMKEVISLGVGEPDFVTPWRIREKAIFSLEQGYTSYTSNKGMAELRKRIVDFLDRRYGLKYDFDEETLITVGVSEGLDLAVRAILNPGETVLIPEPCYVSYGPVVDLAGGKPVFLKTSVKDGFKISSEQIEKACTKNTKALLLNYPCNPTGASYTKKELQDIARVVKKKNLIVISDEVYDELTYDFQHMPLSSLSGMKNHVIYLNGFSKSYAMTGFRLAWACGPAKIIAAMTKIHQYTMLCAPITSQVAGIEALRFGLSDVLEMKKEYMRRRRFVVSRLNEIGLDCHMPQGAFYVFPSIKRFNKSSLDFANDLLKKKKVALVPGVAFGDSAEGHVRISYASSYENLKEALLRIEQYLGK, encoded by the coding sequence ATGGAAATTTCAAAAAAGGTTGAACAATTAAAACCTTCGGGGATACGGGTCTTTTTCGATTTAGTATTAAACATGAAAGAGGTTATTTCTCTGGGCGTTGGTGAGCCGGATTTTGTCACGCCTTGGAGAATTCGAGAAAAAGCTATTTTTTCTCTCGAACAAGGATATACGTCGTACACTTCAAATAAAGGAATGGCCGAGCTTAGAAAGCGTATCGTTGATTTCTTAGATCGACGTTATGGCTTAAAATATGATTTTGATGAGGAGACTTTGATTACGGTCGGTGTTAGTGAGGGTCTTGATTTAGCTGTACGAGCTATTCTAAACCCAGGAGAAACGGTGCTTATTCCAGAGCCTTGTTATGTTTCGTATGGGCCTGTTGTTGATTTGGCTGGTGGCAAACCAGTTTTTCTAAAAACAAGCGTTAAAGATGGGTTTAAAATTTCTTCTGAGCAAATCGAAAAAGCATGTACAAAAAATACTAAAGCGCTACTTCTTAATTATCCGTGTAATCCAACAGGAGCTTCTTATACCAAAAAAGAACTTCAGGATATTGCTCGTGTTGTTAAAAAGAAGAATTTAATTGTTATTAGCGACGAAGTTTACGATGAACTGACATATGATTTTCAGCATATGCCTTTATCAAGTTTATCGGGTATGAAAAATCATGTGATTTATTTGAACGGTTTTTCGAAATCTTATGCAATGACTGGATTTCGTTTAGCATGGGCTTGTGGGCCAGCTAAAATTATTGCTGCGATGACAAAGATCCATCAGTATACAATGCTTTGTGCTCCGATTACAAGTCAGGTCGCTGGTATTGAGGCTTTGAGATTTGGGCTTTCTGACGTCTTAGAGATGAAAAAAGAATATATGCGAAGGCGACGTTTCGTTGTGAGCCGCTTGAATGAAATTGGATTAGATTGCCATATGCCGCAAGGGGCTTTTTATGTTTTTCCTTCCATTAAACGATTTAATAAAAGTTCGTTAGATTTTGCAAACGATTTATTGAAAAAGAAAAAAGTTGCTTTGGTGCCAGGCGTAGCTTTTGGTGATTCTGCCGAAGGCCACGTTAGAATTTCATATGCATCAAGTTACGAAAATCTAAAAGAAGCTTTATTGCGAATAGAGCAATATTTAGGAAAATAA